Proteins found in one Homalodisca vitripennis isolate AUS2020 chromosome 4, UT_GWSS_2.1, whole genome shotgun sequence genomic segment:
- the LOC124361012 gene encoding craniofacial development protein 2-like, whose protein sequence is MDLVALQESRWPIAGKLNTKDYIIYYSGNEEGRYQRGVGFAVRRKIESTVICFEAKDERLCIIRIKGRFKNIFVMSVYAPTEDAEDNIKDAFYERIEEEYRKLPSYDTKIIMGDFNAKIGKEQVWKSVAGSNSLHANSNDNGMRLLSLTWAVNIKIMSTFFLRKDIHKATWTSPNGITKNQIDHVLIDLRHSSHITNVRSIRKAECGSDHYLVLVNLLQRIKIEKQSKQKTSINVNLDHLRNEKIRKDFQLKMSNRFQALSILAQGNPEEDKIERGWTNIKETLQNCAKDVCGKNERKNKKPWFDEECKEKVVQRKEGKETWLNRKQARDREEYKKRSRETVKTLRRKKREWVNKILEKAEQVRTAKNSIDFYRSVRFFRKGYSPMPYGIKNTQEKKEGMGEQNPRESGTG, encoded by the coding sequence ATGGATCTGGTTGCTCTACAAGAGTCCAGATGGCCAATAGCAGGAAAGCTAAATACCaaagattatataatatattatagtggAAATGAGGAAGGAAGATACCAAAGAGGAGTAGGATTTGCTGTACGCAGGAAGATTGAGAGTACTGTGATATGTTTCGAAGCCAAAGATGAAAGACTGTGTATAATTAGGATTAAGGGTAggtttaagaatatatttgttatgagTGTGTATGCGCCCACAGAAGATGCGGAAGACAACATAAAGGATGCTTTTTATGAAAGGATCGAGGAAGAGTATAGAAAACTTCCCAGCTATGACACAAAGATAATAATGGGGGACTTCAATGCAAAAATTGGCAAAGAACAAGTATGGAAAAGTGTGGCAGGATCAAATAGCTTACATGCAAACAGCAATGACAACGGTATGAGACTGTTGAGCCTGACATGGGCAGTAAACATAAAGATAATGAGCACATTTTTTCTAAGGAAAGACATACACAAAGCCACATGGACATCACCGAATGGCATCACAAAAAATCAAATAGACCACGTTCTGATAGATCTCAGGCATTCTAGTCATATCACCAATGTACGTAGCATAAGGAAAGCGGAATGTGGATCAGACCACTATCTAGTTCTAGTCAATCTATTACAGAGAATTAAGATAGAGAAACAATCAAAACAGAAAACCtcaataaatgttaatttggATCATctaagaaatgaaaaaataaggaAAGATTTCCAACTTAAAATGTCAAACCGTTTCCAAGCCCTAAGTATCTTAGCTCAAGGAAACCCAGAGGAAGATAAAATTGAAAGGGGCTGGACAAACATAAAGGAAACCCTACAAAACTGTGCAAAAGATGTGTGTGGAAAGAATGAAAGGAAGAACAAAAAACCATGGTTTGACGAAGAATGCAAAGAAAAAGTGGTGCAAAGAAAGGAAGGGAAAGAGACTTGGCTCAACAGGAAACAGGCAAGAGATAGGGAAGAATATAAAAAACGCTCAAGAGAAACGGTAAAAACACTCAGGAGAAAAAAGAGAGAATGGGTGAACAAAATCCTAGAGAAAGCGGAACAGGTTAGGACGGCAAAGAATAGCATAGACTTTTATCGATCGGTGAGATTTTTCAGGAAGGGATACAGCCCAATGCCATATGGAATCAAAAACACTCAGGAGAAAAAAGAGGGAATGGGTGAACAAAATCCTAGAGAAAGCGGAACAGGATAG